One window from the genome of Fulvivirga lutea encodes:
- a CDS encoding cation:proton antiporter, which translates to MEVLDFITLLIIMAAFFTLINVKYLKLPSTIGLMLLALGLSLFIITGEYVFRTLNDLASNLMTEYDFSEVLFQVMLSFLLFAGALELDLRKLGEEKWPILILATVGVLLSTVVAGTAIYYIIPLIGINLDYIYCLLFGALISPTDPIAVLAMIKKTKVSKNLESQIAGESLFNDGVGVVVFLTILAIATKGVENVEILTVVELFAVEVFGGLLLGALLGYAGLHLLKVIDNEHTEIEVLVTLSMVLGGASIAETLHVSGPLAMVVMGLFVGRKGRNENQEDAAGEYVYKFWHLMDEAMNAILFILIGLQIIVINYEVDYFYAAGCAIGVVLLARLIGVSVPISLMRITRHFPKYTIRILTWSGLRGGISVALALSLYENTNFDTRIVDVIITMTYCVVLFSIVVQGLTINKLFAKFNEANMKAPKSRKPH; encoded by the coding sequence ATGGAAGTACTAGATTTCATTACATTACTCATTATAATGGCGGCTTTTTTCACTCTTATCAATGTGAAATATTTGAAGTTGCCATCAACAATCGGGTTGATGCTTTTAGCTTTAGGCTTATCCCTTTTTATCATTACAGGTGAATATGTATTTAGAACTTTAAACGATTTAGCTTCTAACCTGATGACAGAGTATGACTTTTCAGAAGTACTCTTTCAGGTAATGCTGAGTTTCCTCCTTTTTGCTGGTGCTCTTGAACTTGATTTGAGAAAACTTGGAGAAGAAAAATGGCCAATTTTAATATTAGCAACTGTTGGTGTTTTATTGTCAACGGTTGTGGCAGGTACAGCCATCTACTATATTATACCTCTCATTGGAATCAATCTAGACTATATATACTGTCTACTTTTTGGCGCTCTTATCTCTCCTACTGACCCGATTGCCGTGTTAGCAATGATTAAGAAAACTAAGGTATCTAAGAACTTGGAATCCCAAATAGCTGGTGAATCTCTATTTAATGACGGTGTAGGCGTAGTTGTTTTCTTAACCATATTAGCAATAGCTACTAAAGGTGTTGAGAATGTTGAAATACTAACAGTTGTAGAACTCTTTGCTGTAGAAGTATTTGGTGGATTATTGTTAGGTGCTTTATTGGGTTATGCCGGACTACATTTATTGAAAGTTATTGATAATGAACATACTGAAATAGAAGTTCTGGTAACGCTCTCTATGGTTTTGGGTGGTGCCAGCATTGCAGAGACACTACATGTATCAGGGCCGCTGGCTATGGTAGTAATGGGACTCTTTGTTGGTAGAAAAGGAAGAAACGAAAACCAGGAAGATGCTGCTGGTGAATATGTATACAAGTTTTGGCACCTTATGGATGAGGCCATGAACGCCATACTTTTCATTCTGATAGGTTTACAAATTATCGTGATCAATTACGAGGTAGATTATTTTTACGCAGCAGGTTGTGCTATTGGTGTGGTACTACTGGCAAGACTTATAGGTGTATCGGTGCCGATCTCTTTAATGAGAATTACTAGACATTTTCCAAAATACACAATCAGAATACTAACCTGGAGTGGATTACGCGGGGGTATTTCGGTCGCACTTGCCTTATCACTCTATGAAAATACTAACTTCGACACACGAATAGTTGACGTAATTATTACTATGACTTATTGCGTGGTACTATTCTCAATTGTTGTACAGGGACTTACCATTAATAAATTATTTGCAAAATTTAATGAAGCAAATATGAAGGCTCCTAAGTCCAGGAAGCCACATTAA
- a CDS encoding queuosine precursor transporter, whose protein sequence is MKHTLDKKTNLFIVLSGIFLTNALIAELVGTKIFSLEKTFGFNPAQLQLFGDWVLDFNLTAGVVLWPVVFVTTDIINEYFGKEGVKKISYLTVIFISFAFIVINIVTWLEPAQFWLDINGKTNTGADFDMNFAFNKVFLQGAAIIVGSLVAFLVGQLLDVFVFHKLRKVTGSKYLWLRATGSTLVSQLVDSFVVLFIAFYLLAPESAQWSVAQVGSVGVINYIYKFVIALALTPLLYIAHYLIDNYLGKDKSEQLMEDAAESSSSFF, encoded by the coding sequence ATGAAGCATACACTTGATAAGAAAACCAACCTATTTATTGTTCTTTCAGGCATATTCCTCACCAATGCCCTAATTGCTGAGTTGGTAGGCACAAAAATATTTTCACTTGAAAAAACATTTGGATTTAACCCTGCACAGCTTCAACTCTTTGGCGATTGGGTGCTGGACTTCAACCTTACTGCGGGGGTGGTTCTATGGCCTGTTGTTTTTGTTACCACAGACATCATTAACGAATATTTTGGTAAAGAAGGCGTTAAGAAAATCAGCTACCTGACGGTCATTTTTATATCATTCGCTTTTATTGTAATAAACATTGTTACCTGGCTAGAACCAGCACAATTTTGGTTAGATATTAATGGTAAAACCAACACAGGCGCTGATTTTGATATGAACTTTGCCTTTAACAAAGTCTTTTTACAAGGGGCTGCAATTATTGTTGGTTCATTAGTAGCATTCTTGGTTGGCCAATTGCTGGATGTTTTTGTCTTTCACAAGCTTAGAAAAGTTACTGGCAGTAAATATTTATGGTTAAGAGCAACTGGCTCAACTCTCGTATCTCAATTAGTTGATAGCTTCGTTGTGCTTTTTATTGCGTTCTATCTTTTGGCTCCGGAATCTGCTCAATGGAGTGTTGCTCAGGTAGGTTCTGTCGGTGTAATTAATTACATCTATAAGTTTGTAATAGCACTCGCACTAACACCATTGCTCTATATAGCCCACTATTTAATTGACAACTACTTAGGAAAAGACAAATCAGAACAGCTTATGGAAGATGCTGCTGAATCCAGCTCATCATTTTTCTGA
- the pfkA gene encoding 6-phosphofructokinase yields MPSEINNIAVFTSGGDAPGMNAAIRAVVRASIFYKKNIFGIYRGYEGMIDNDIVELDARSVGNIIQRGGTILKSARSEEFRTAEGRKQAYENIKSRGIDALVAIGGDGTFTGLHAFYKEFGLPVICVPGTIDNDLPGTDYTIGYDTATNTVVDAVDKIRDTALSHNRLFFIEVMGRDSGAIAINSGIAGGAAAIIIPEEEMTIDELVAKLDKGGESKKSSSLVIVAEGGKSGSAMDIAAEVTKRFPYYDTKVTILGHLQRGGAPTYFDRVLASKMGVYAVEGLLDGKTDVMVGIKDNLTVFNDFETIMSNGHEIDTDALRISKILSI; encoded by the coding sequence ATGCCATCAGAAATTAATAATATAGCTGTATTTACTTCGGGAGGCGATGCCCCTGGAATGAATGCTGCCATCCGTGCCGTTGTACGAGCAAGCATATTTTATAAGAAAAACATATTTGGTATATATCGTGGCTACGAAGGCATGATTGACAATGATATTGTAGAGCTGGATGCGCGTTCGGTAGGTAATATCATACAAAGAGGCGGTACCATACTTAAGTCTGCAAGGAGTGAAGAGTTTAGAACAGCCGAAGGAAGAAAACAAGCCTATGAAAATATAAAATCCAGAGGCATTGATGCATTAGTAGCCATTGGTGGTGATGGTACTTTCACAGGGCTTCATGCATTTTATAAAGAATTCGGCTTGCCTGTAATATGCGTTCCGGGCACCATTGATAATGATTTACCAGGAACCGATTATACGATAGGCTACGATACCGCCACGAATACCGTGGTGGATGCTGTGGATAAAATACGTGATACAGCCCTTTCGCATAATAGATTATTCTTCATAGAAGTGATGGGTCGGGATTCTGGCGCCATAGCCATTAACTCCGGTATTGCAGGAGGAGCGGCAGCCATTATTATTCCTGAAGAAGAAATGACCATCGATGAATTGGTTGCCAAACTAGATAAAGGTGGTGAAAGCAAGAAGAGCTCAAGTTTAGTAATTGTGGCCGAAGGCGGTAAAAGTGGTAGCGCTATGGATATCGCTGCCGAAGTCACCAAACGGTTTCCTTACTACGACACTAAAGTGACGATTCTAGGTCATTTGCAACGAGGTGGTGCACCTACCTATTTCGATCGTGTTTTGGCGAGTAAAATGGGTGTGTATGCCGTAGAAGGTCTGCTCGATGGTAAAACTGATGTAATGGTCGGCATTAAAGATAATCTCACTGTTTTTAACGACTTTGAAACGATTATGAGCAACGGGCATGAGATAGATACTGATGCATTAAGAATATCTAAAATACTCTCTATATAA
- a CDS encoding tellurite resistance TerB family protein, giving the protein MIGFFEHQFLSFKKNHLRNLIALAKADGHLHPDEEKMIYKVGEKYGLKDRQIASLLRSDKKLELHVPDTHDEKMDQLYDIVMMVYADGVVEESEIEFCEDIVDKFGYKKEIVNWLIEFFDEGKEPNKAEWAELKETAGKKFA; this is encoded by the coding sequence ATGATCGGCTTTTTTGAACATCAATTTCTTTCTTTTAAAAAGAACCACCTAAGAAATCTCATTGCTTTGGCGAAGGCTGATGGTCACCTACACCCAGATGAGGAGAAAATGATTTATAAGGTAGGAGAGAAGTATGGGTTAAAAGATAGACAGATTGCTTCATTACTCAGAAGCGATAAAAAGCTTGAACTGCACGTTCCTGATACTCATGATGAAAAAATGGATCAGTTATATGATATCGTTATGATGGTTTATGCGGATGGTGTTGTCGAGGAATCTGAAATCGAATTTTGCGAGGATATAGTTGATAAGTTTGGGTATAAGAAAGAAATCGTTAATTGGCTCATTGAATTCTTTGACGAGGGCAAAGAACCTAATAAGGCAGAGTGGGCCGAATTGAAAGAAACAGCCGGTAAAAAGTTTGCCTAA
- a CDS encoding ROK family protein — MSDIIVGIDIGGTSTKFGLVDQSGEVLFQSKITTQTHSDFRDFIKELDDAIKKGMSEVGSSTKLIGIGIGAPNANYLRGTIEHAANLRWKGIIPIVDIMKNDFNVPVMITNDANAAAMGEMIYGHAQVMKDFIVITLGTGLGSGIVCNGKLVHGHDGFAAELGHVIINPRGRQCGCGRRGCLETYVSATGIKRTVYKMLADHLEESELRGISFHDLTTKMIAESAQRGDLVAKDAFEYTGQVLGAKLADTVAHTDPEAIFLFGGLSLAKDLIFEPTRRHLEETLMPIYRGKVQVLPSGLQNQSAPILGASSLVIDFLNNNEREVVG; from the coding sequence ATGAGTGATATTATTGTTGGAATTGATATTGGTGGTACCTCTACTAAATTCGGATTAGTAGATCAGTCGGGAGAAGTATTGTTCCAATCTAAAATTACAACCCAAACACATAGTGATTTTAGAGACTTTATTAAAGAATTAGACGATGCCATTAAGAAAGGGATGAGTGAAGTGGGTAGTTCCACTAAACTTATTGGTATTGGTATTGGGGCACCTAATGCCAATTACCTGCGCGGTACAATTGAGCATGCAGCTAATTTGAGGTGGAAAGGTATTATTCCTATCGTTGATATCATGAAAAATGATTTCAATGTACCTGTAATGATTACAAATGATGCTAACGCAGCGGCTATGGGTGAAATGATCTATGGTCATGCTCAGGTGATGAAAGATTTTATTGTCATTACTTTAGGTACAGGCCTTGGGTCTGGAATTGTATGCAATGGTAAATTAGTTCATGGGCATGATGGATTTGCAGCTGAACTGGGCCATGTTATTATCAACCCAAGAGGAAGGCAATGTGGTTGTGGCAGAAGAGGCTGTTTAGAAACGTATGTTTCTGCAACTGGCATAAAAAGAACTGTTTATAAAATGCTTGCAGACCATTTAGAAGAAAGCGAATTGAGAGGTATTAGCTTTCATGACCTTACCACTAAGATGATTGCTGAATCTGCTCAAAGAGGTGATTTAGTGGCAAAGGATGCATTTGAATATACCGGTCAGGTATTAGGTGCGAAATTGGCTGATACCGTTGCGCATACCGATCCGGAGGCAATATTTCTTTTTGGAGGTTTAAGTTTAGCCAAAGATTTAATTTTTGAACCAACTAGGAGGCATCTTGAAGAAACATTAATGCCTATTTATAGAGGAAAAGTGCAGGTGCTCCCTTCTGGGTTGCAAAACCAGAGCGCACCTATTCTCGGTGCTAGTAGCCTGGTAATCGACTTTTTGAATAACAACGAAAGAGAAGTGGTTGGATAA
- a CDS encoding sodium-dependent transporter produces the protein MANRGGFSSKLGFIMAAAGSAVGLGNIWKFPFEVGAGGGAAFLLMYLAFCFILCFPVMVTEIAIGRKTQLNPVGAFKALGYKRWSIIGKMGILSGVLILSFYNVVAGWAFGYFIEMVMGNFEVGGNFGEYITNVFKIGGYAVVFMATTAYIVSKGISAGIERASKILMPTLFFIIIGLVLYSFTLPNAFKGVQFYLVPDFSEINLEVVFNALGQAFFSLSLGMGALITYGSYVGKKDNIITSAAFITLADVGIAFLAGLMMFPFVAYLTEGTMEGAAQGPGLIFAVLPGVFQSLGPILGVIVGSTFFLLLSFAALTSTVSLLEVPVTYVVDEHQVKRSRAVWAVALTVFLVGLPSLLGNGAVEFFTSFVTYPSGETKTFMDLVENISSDTFLPLGGFLISVFAAYVWKKENLHEEISSGFDGFKTSLIRKFLDVTISYLCPIILGIIFILTVSQKFFGVSLIDELF, from the coding sequence ATGGCTAACAGAGGAGGCTTTTCAAGTAAGCTCGGATTTATTATGGCAGCAGCAGGATCTGCCGTTGGTTTAGGAAATATATGGAAATTTCCATTTGAGGTGGGTGCCGGTGGTGGTGCAGCTTTTCTTTTAATGTATTTAGCATTTTGCTTTATCCTATGCTTCCCTGTAATGGTTACAGAAATTGCTATTGGAAGAAAAACACAACTAAACCCTGTAGGTGCATTCAAAGCCTTAGGCTATAAAAGATGGTCCATCATAGGTAAAATGGGAATTCTAAGCGGAGTACTCATTCTTTCTTTCTACAATGTTGTAGCTGGTTGGGCATTCGGATACTTCATTGAAATGGTAATGGGTAACTTTGAAGTAGGCGGCAATTTTGGTGAATACATTACGAATGTGTTTAAAATTGGAGGTTATGCAGTAGTGTTCATGGCAACCACTGCGTATATCGTTTCTAAAGGTATTTCGGCTGGTATTGAGCGAGCTTCGAAAATATTAATGCCTACGTTATTCTTTATCATCATTGGCCTAGTGCTATATTCATTTACACTGCCTAATGCTTTTAAAGGCGTTCAGTTTTATTTAGTTCCTGATTTCTCAGAAATAAACCTTGAGGTAGTTTTCAATGCCTTAGGTCAGGCATTCTTCTCACTTTCATTAGGTATGGGCGCATTGATAACGTATGGTAGCTATGTTGGAAAGAAAGATAATATCATCACATCAGCGGCATTTATTACGCTTGCAGATGTTGGCATTGCATTTCTTGCAGGATTAATGATGTTCCCGTTCGTTGCATACCTTACTGAAGGCACTATGGAAGGAGCGGCTCAAGGCCCGGGATTAATATTTGCAGTACTGCCAGGTGTTTTTCAAAGTCTAGGGCCAATTTTAGGAGTTATCGTTGGATCAACGTTCTTCCTATTACTATCTTTTGCTGCACTTACTTCAACGGTAAGTCTGCTTGAAGTACCGGTAACTTACGTTGTTGACGAGCATCAGGTAAAAAGAAGCAGAGCGGTATGGGCCGTTGCATTAACAGTATTTCTTGTAGGGCTTCCATCCTTATTAGGCAATGGTGCAGTGGAGTTTTTTACTTCATTTGTTACATACCCGAGTGGCGAAACTAAAACCTTCATGGATTTGGTGGAGAACATCTCGAGTGACACATTCTTACCCTTAGGCGGTTTCTTAATTTCTGTGTTCGCTGCGTATGTTTGGAAGAAAGAAAACCTACACGAAGAAATAAGTTCAGGATTTGATGGATTCAAAACCTCATTAATAAGAAAATTCTTAGACGTAACTATTAGCTACTTATGCCCAATTATTTTAGGTATAATATTTATTCTGACAGTAAGCCAGAAGTTCTTTGGTGTAAGCTTAATTGACGAGCTATTTTAA
- a CDS encoding TonB-dependent receptor, whose amino-acid sequence MNELRKLTIKEKALQINLRRDIYGSFAEIGAGQEVAANFFKAGGASGTIAKTMSAYDMSFSDAIYGHSPRYVCQPRLLRMLDHEYGLLLERLPHEADKTTFFAFANTMEALNYERTNKPHGWMGLRFQTKPNGPYNECIVHIKMLDNDALLQQQAVGIVGVNLIFGCFFIQDPEELLVSLVDGLVHGRIGIDMFQLSGPDFKHVDNRLMSLKLVKNGLTRAAMFGPDGHVLQPSEALYKKNVLVLRGRFRPVTHVNVDMLLTARRHFKKEEDVDKSKILVLTEITLNDLRTEGEIDDEDFLARVDIICALGQHVMISNYQEYYKLVEYLSQMTRGKKIGIILGVHNLQRVFDEKYYHDLRGGVLEAFGALFGNNVTLFVYPALKAGGESVYTLDNFELPEKQRSLFDFLIKNNKLVNIQGANMDNLHIISDEVLESIKRGEDGWEDKIPRQVVAAIKDNCLFGYPCPPDKMTKKEKSEK is encoded by the coding sequence ATGAACGAGCTCAGAAAACTTACAATCAAAGAAAAAGCACTTCAAATTAACCTGCGAAGAGATATTTATGGGTCATTTGCTGAAATAGGTGCTGGGCAGGAAGTAGCAGCTAATTTTTTCAAAGCTGGTGGAGCATCTGGTACCATTGCCAAAACCATGTCTGCTTATGATATGAGCTTTAGCGATGCTATCTATGGCCATAGTCCGAGGTATGTGTGTCAGCCAAGGCTCTTGCGCATGCTGGATCATGAATATGGGTTGCTTTTAGAGCGATTGCCGCATGAAGCAGATAAAACTACCTTCTTTGCTTTTGCCAATACTATGGAAGCATTGAACTATGAGCGCACTAATAAGCCTCATGGTTGGATGGGTTTACGATTTCAGACAAAACCTAATGGGCCGTATAATGAATGTATCGTTCACATTAAAATGCTGGATAACGATGCGCTGCTTCAGCAGCAGGCTGTGGGTATTGTTGGAGTTAATTTAATATTTGGATGCTTCTTCATCCAAGACCCTGAAGAATTGTTGGTTTCTCTTGTTGATGGTTTGGTACATGGAAGAATTGGTATCGATATGTTTCAATTAAGTGGCCCTGACTTTAAGCATGTTGATAACCGACTCATGAGCTTAAAGCTGGTGAAGAATGGCCTAACCAGAGCTGCCATGTTTGGGCCGGATGGTCATGTATTACAGCCTTCCGAAGCACTTTATAAAAAGAATGTTTTAGTACTAAGAGGAAGATTCAGACCTGTAACTCATGTGAATGTTGATATGCTTCTAACGGCCAGACGGCATTTCAAGAAGGAAGAAGATGTTGACAAATCGAAAATATTGGTATTAACGGAAATTACACTAAACGATTTACGAACAGAAGGGGAGATAGACGATGAAGATTTCTTAGCTAGAGTGGATATTATTTGTGCACTAGGCCAACACGTGATGATTTCTAACTACCAGGAGTATTATAAGCTGGTAGAGTATTTATCGCAGATGACTCGTGGAAAGAAGATAGGTATTATACTTGGTGTACATAATTTGCAGCGTGTTTTCGATGAGAAATACTACCACGATTTAAGAGGTGGTGTGCTTGAGGCATTTGGGGCACTATTTGGCAATAATGTCACACTATTCGTTTACCCGGCACTTAAAGCAGGAGGAGAAAGTGTTTATACATTGGACAATTTTGAACTCCCAGAAAAACAAAGAAGCTTATTTGATTTCTTAATCAAGAATAACAAATTGGTGAACATTCAGGGAGCTAATATGGATAACCTGCATATAATTTCTGATGAAGTGCTGGAAAGCATTAAAAGGGGTGAAGATGGTTGGGAAGATAAAATACCACGTCAGGTAGTGGCAGCAATTAAAGACAATTGCCTATTTGGTTACCCTTGTCCACCTGATAAGATGACTAAAAAAGAAAAATCAGAAAAATGA
- a CDS encoding tellurite resistance TerB family protein: MRNIKLEHFQNLVSVAFADGHVEDSEREFLEDRAEELGLPAEEISKIMERASELKFIVPDDLDDREEQLADVVFMSMIDGEIEQKEYDLCLNIAERLELKKSDLDEVIALTKRLWKT, from the coding sequence TTGAGGAATATAAAGCTAGAACACTTTCAAAACCTCGTTTCCGTGGCTTTTGCTGACGGGCATGTTGAAGACTCCGAAAGAGAATTTCTTGAGGATAGAGCAGAAGAACTGGGCTTGCCGGCAGAAGAAATATCAAAGATAATGGAAAGAGCCAGCGAGCTTAAATTTATTGTTCCAGATGACTTGGATGATAGAGAAGAGCAACTGGCAGATGTAGTTTTCATGTCGATGATTGACGGAGAAATTGAGCAGAAAGAATACGATTTGTGTTTAAATATTGCGGAGAGGTTGGAACTGAAAAAAAGTGATTTAGATGAAGTGATTGCACTTACAAAACGACTTTGGAAAACATAA
- a CDS encoding alpha-amylase family glycosyl hydrolase: MKYIFSFLLLFVGSQFIYAQSFSTDPTFPTADAPLTITIDLTGDSDMEDETDVWIWAFLPENCTSNCDAPTNINPVPNDGSLDDAKFTPTGNPNEFEITFVPTDFFNKPAEEITKIGFLAKASDWPLGQTQDFEIDISTGELAVSINSPSEPFLFIDLNESVSITANSSVSSSLTLFQNGSPVASNNGTSISFNTTITQLGTTTFRVSATAGGSTVSDEILVIVRSENLASRPTGIIPGINYSADATEATFCLYAPLKRSVYLLGDFNDWIPSTNYQMAKDGDYFWLNVTGLNAGTEYAFQYLVDEDIFVGDPYSDKILDPNNDSFIPNSTYPDLLSYPDSDIPEGWVSVMQTGQQEYNWSTNDFTAPAKEDLVIYELLVRDFEDDQNYDAVINRLDYLESLGINAIQLMPIMEFDGNNSWGYNPAYFFAPDKYYGTKNDLKAFIDVCHSRGIAVILDMVLNHTHERNPIAAMYWDQTNFRPAANSPYLNPVARHPFNVFFDFNHESTATQNFVDTVNYYWLEEYRFDGFRFDLSKGFTQRNTCTTGNCDTGSEVSAWSNYDQSRIDLLTRMADDIWSHHPDAYVILEHLSVNSEEKVLADYGMMLWGNMNYNFNQNTMGYSDGSNVDWAYFGNRNWNDPHLIPYMESHDEERLVYRNLQNGNSTGGHNTKNLDIALERIKSASAIYYAIPGPKMLWQFGELGYDISINQNGRVGEKPIPWASSSDGLDYDQETNRLKLYEVTSELIKLKTDFNAFKSGSFTLDESQSLVKKIILDNGTANPVNVVDANFVIVANFNLSAQAVSTTFPYNGTWYRYFANGDPIEISSNNASLMLQAGEFRIYTDIQLPSTSLELTQHVQPIVPTNVSASEVAGEGVLLNWTDNSSIESSYKIFRSSGSEFEEIGSSGMNTSEYLDETAEANVGYTYKVVASNANYSSESSEVQITTTNIITSVENHDSGSINVYPNPVTDQVIISHKLNGGYYNLMDLSGRIIQTNSFQSNSDIELDMTNLKKGLYLLKMNSDRGIECVKLLKK, translated from the coding sequence CAGCAGATGCACCGCTAACTATTACTATTGATTTAACAGGTGATTCAGACATGGAAGATGAGACAGATGTCTGGATTTGGGCTTTTCTACCTGAAAACTGCACTTCTAATTGCGATGCACCAACAAACATAAATCCTGTTCCCAATGATGGCTCTTTGGATGATGCTAAGTTCACACCTACAGGTAACCCAAATGAGTTTGAAATTACGTTTGTGCCTACTGATTTCTTCAATAAACCCGCAGAAGAAATTACTAAAATCGGCTTTTTGGCAAAAGCATCTGATTGGCCATTAGGTCAAACACAAGATTTTGAAATAGATATATCAACTGGAGAATTAGCTGTTTCTATCAATTCACCATCAGAACCATTTCTATTTATCGATTTAAATGAATCAGTTAGCATCACTGCCAATTCATCAGTTTCAAGTAGCCTAACTTTATTTCAAAATGGAAGCCCTGTAGCTTCCAATAATGGAACAAGTATTAGCTTTAATACCACCATAACTCAATTGGGTACTACTACCTTTAGGGTAAGTGCTACTGCTGGTGGATCTACAGTTTCAGATGAAATTTTGGTTATTGTACGTTCAGAAAATCTTGCCTCACGGCCAACAGGAATAATTCCCGGTATTAATTATTCTGCAGATGCTACGGAAGCTACTTTTTGTTTATATGCACCATTAAAGCGCTCTGTTTACCTGCTCGGTGATTTCAATGATTGGATCCCCTCTACCAACTATCAGATGGCCAAGGATGGTGATTATTTTTGGCTTAATGTGACTGGATTAAATGCTGGAACTGAATATGCTTTTCAATATCTGGTGGATGAAGACATTTTCGTGGGAGATCCATATTCAGATAAAATATTGGATCCCAATAATGACAGTTTCATTCCCAATTCAACCTATCCGGATTTATTAAGTTATCCAGATTCCGATATTCCAGAGGGTTGGGTGAGTGTGATGCAAACCGGGCAGCAGGAATATAATTGGTCAACTAACGACTTTACTGCACCTGCAAAAGAAGACCTTGTAATTTATGAATTACTTGTACGTGACTTTGAGGATGACCAGAATTATGATGCAGTAATTAATAGGTTAGATTATTTGGAGAGTTTAGGAATTAATGCCATTCAACTAATGCCAATTATGGAATTTGATGGTAACAATAGTTGGGGATACAATCCGGCATACTTCTTTGCGCCTGATAAATATTACGGCACAAAGAATGATCTCAAGGCATTTATCGATGTGTGCCATTCAAGAGGCATTGCGGTTATTCTGGACATGGTATTAAACCACACACATGAAAGAAATCCTATAGCGGCTATGTACTGGGATCAGACCAATTTCAGGCCCGCAGCTAATAGTCCCTATTTAAACCCTGTGGCAAGACATCCTTTTAATGTATTTTTTGACTTTAATCATGAGTCGACAGCAACACAAAATTTTGTAGATACAGTAAATTATTATTGGCTAGAAGAATATCGTTTTGATGGGTTCCGTTTTGATTTATCGAAAGGGTTCACTCAAAGAAACACTTGCACAACTGGCAATTGTGACACAGGCTCTGAAGTTTCTGCCTGGAGTAATTATGATCAATCAAGAATCGATTTACTTACTCGAATGGCCGATGATATTTGGTCTCATCACCCTGATGCCTACGTTATACTTGAACATTTATCAGTTAATAGCGAAGAAAAGGTATTAGCTGATTATGGCATGATGCTTTGGGGTAATATGAATTATAATTTTAACCAAAACACAATGGGCTATTCCGATGGTTCAAATGTCGATTGGGCGTATTTTGGTAATCGAAATTGGAATGATCCTCATCTCATACCCTACATGGAGAGTCATGATGAGGAGCGATTGGTGTATCGGAATTTGCAGAATGGTAATTCTACCGGTGGCCATAATACCAAGAATCTTGATATAGCGCTGGAAAGAATAAAGTCAGCGTCTGCCATTTATTATGCTATTCCCGGGCCTAAAATGTTATGGCAATTCGGAGAGTTAGGATATGATATTTCCATCAACCAAAATGGGAGAGTGGGTGAAAAACCAATTCCCTGGGCATCTTCATCCGATGGTTTAGATTATGATCAGGAGACAAACCGTTTAAAACTGTATGAAGTTACTTCCGAATTAATCAAGCTAAAGACTGACTTTAATGCATTTAAAAGTGGATCATTCACACTTGACGAGTCTCAAAGTTTAGTAAAGAAGATCATTTTAGATAATGGTACAGCGAATCCTGTCAATGTTGTTGATGCCAACTTCGTGATTGTGGCTAATTTTAACTTATCGGCACAAGCTGTTAGTACCACTTTTCCATACAATGGCACTTGGTATCGTTATTTTGCGAATGGCGACCCTATTGAAATTTCTTCAAATAACGCATCACTCATGTTGCAGGCAGGTGAGTTCAGAATTTATACTGATATTCAATTACCATCAACTTCATTAGAACTTACTCAACATGTTCAGCCAATTGTGCCTACAAATGTTTCTGCGTCAGAGGTTGCTGGGGAAGGAGTGTTGTTAAATTGGACGGATAACAGCTCTATTGAATCATCTTACAAGATTTTTAGAAGTAGCGGAAGTGAGTTTGAAGAGATAGGATCTTCAGGGATGAACACATCAGAATATTTAGATGAAACAGCAGAGGCTAATGTTGGGTACACGTACAAAGTAGTTGCTTCTAATGCGAATTACTCATCTGAATCATCAGAAGTGCAAATTACCACTACCAATATTATTACTTCTGTTGAAAATCATGATTCGGGTTCCATAAACGTCTACCCAAACCCTGTAACGGATCAGGTAATTATTTCGCACAAATTGAATGGCGGTTATTATAACTTAATGGATTTATCCGGGCGAATTATTCAAACAAATTCATTTCAATCTAATTCTGATATTGAACTTGATATGACTAACTTGAAGAAGGGATTATACCTTCTGAAAATGAATAGTGACAGAGGAATAGAGTGTGTAAAATTGTTAAAAAAATAA